From Poecilia reticulata strain Guanapo linkage group LG3, Guppy_female_1.0+MT, whole genome shotgun sequence:
ttttaaataacactAAAAAATCATATCCatcttcattttcagctttttgtcaTCTTATGGTTTTAGGTCACAGCTAACAAGTATTTGGAAATACCTGCTGCCACCACCGCGTTTCAATCTTGCTGTTGTTCTTTTGATGATACAAGAcgatttttttgtgtcaaatcTACCTTCCCGGTTATAGGTTAGTTAGCCAAAACttcaattttacttttatcagACACAATCCCAGTTTAAGCCAGGCTTGGATATTCTTTTGGAAGAAAATTACGCCGTCTGTTAATCCTATTTAGTCGAGAAGAcgactaaataaatgtttctagaTGGTTCTGaacagtttttgtgtgtgtgtgtctagaATAGATCAGACAAAGAGTAAAGAATTACAGCGAATTTacacatttccttttttccGCTGCAATCAGCACACTTCCTCTTTCATACCCATTCATGCCCATCTTCACTAGAATCCCATCTGCAAACATCAGCTAAATCAAAAGACACCATGACATTTCAACTTCTCTGATCAGTGGGTTTTTTTAAGCAGATTGTGTAAGAAATTCTGACATTTCGTCTTTGCACATTTATGTCATGTCTGAGAAGAGAATGAATGCAGCTAGAGAAAAATCCACAGCAGTATCTGAATCCAGTGGGTTCAGAGTAAAGAGAGCACATCTTCACTGTGTCACTGGCAAAGTGacttgttctgttttaaaattgtacTAGTtttaaacaatacaaaacaggcaaaactatatattaaaaaaaccatACATTACTATGGTCCCAGTTATTGTATGCAAGTCTGATGACCATTTTAGTATTAAAATGACAATACTCTCattgaaaatactttaaagttcagttaaattaaatgcatcatCTTTAGGTTTTCATATAAGCTCAAACACAGCCTGGCCAACAGTAAATATACACTAGATCATTATACATAAATTCCTGTCAAAGTTCATAAACTATTTCAAAGTTTATTGCTCAAATTGATGCAAGTTTGTTTCAAATCATGTTtgcaagtttttaaaacatttttgattctaGGTAACACAGGTTAACCCAACATAATGCATTATGTGCTATTAGGTCACCAAGAGCATTACTTTATAAAATTAATGTTCACTTTCTTAAAATCTAGATGGTTTAAATTGAGAAATAGTATTATTTGTTAGATTAGAATGACAGAGGAAACCATGAACGTCACACTTATGTAATAAACCACAGGTTTTATTATACAAATGATTCCATATTGATCTGACTTTTTACATCCGATTCTGTGATGGGCTACTTTTCACCATCTAGTGGTTGGCAAGAGAATTACATCAACGTTGAGACGTAAACGAATATTTCTGCAATAGTTTGACTCAATGCAGTTGTAATAGAATGTATACATcgtttaaaatatattaatatctCTTTGtatgtttcaattttttttttttgcactattGACGTTTCATGATTGATTGGATAAGTGTcagaaaataatctgcaaaaatcTTAGGAAGGCAGAAGTAATAAAGATTGACAAAGCAGTATTtcatacatacatttattttatataaaaggaAACAATGGTTGTAATATTAACAGTTATACACACAGGGATCCATCACTGGAAAACTACGGTGTCCAGCATGGCGGCTAGGCACTGAACGATGTTGGAGGTCATTAAAACATCTACGTGCTCCTCCAGGTGTCTCTTTGGATCCTGAGAGAAGAAATGATGATGTTTTTACTAAATACATATTGTAACAGGACTTATCAGCTCcataaacatgaaacattaCTAAAAGAGCAAGTTGACAAATGAGCAATAAGTCAGCTTTAAAATTAATGatatgtttgggttttttacgcttaaaaaaaaaaaaagaggaaaagataaagaaataaatcagtaCCTGTTTTCCAACATTCTTGATAGCCAGCTGCTCTGGGGTCATTTTATCTTCCTCTTCAACAGCCTGAggtaaaaacaattttattttattttaagtaaaacacCTTCCAGCTTATTTTACTGTGTCATCCAAAAAAAGGTACCAACTTATTTAGCgcaacaatattttaaaatcaaaatgaccTCTTATTTagttagaaatatttctaaatggcGAGCCATCCTCTAACAGGCTCAATGAAACGTCGTCGTGTTGTAAACCGACAGTGTTCAGGTTCTACCTTATTGTAGTTCTTTGCCAGCTCCAGCATTTCTTTGACGATCGTCTCATTGAGCTTGCAGTGCTCACTGTAGTCCTGCAGAGTCAGGCCCTCCATCCAGCTCTTTTTATGCAAGTTCAGCAGCATCTGAAAAATTCATAGAATGAATCACGtttcacaagaaaaacataaaactagaTGCGGGTCTTAAGATATATACACTTCAAACCTTTTGCTCCAGCTCATTCTTTCTGTAATTGATGGTGATGGAGTAATAGTGTCTGTTAAGTCCATGAATCAAGGCCTAAAGGAGAGTAAAACAGATTATTAAGTACAATAAACATATGGATTTATATTGATTATCAGGAAAGGTTGcaggaaaacacaagaaaaagaaaaggttaaacgtggaaataaaacagtttatggTGCATTGTAAAGGTTTATTTCAGATAAACTCTCTTAACTTTTGTTTGGTTCTGTACATGGCTTAAAAAGAGATAATTGCAATTTTAAAATTGCCCCCGTTTTTAATCTAATGTAAAAGTTACCTGGATTGACGGCTTGTTGAGATGACCCAGGTTGGATGTGGTTTGCCTCGGTTCATGACCCAGAACCATCATGTTGGCATTAATCAGTCTGAAGGCATCAATAACCACCTGAGGGACACagtggcaggaaaaaaaatcagttttcctaaataattaaaactttgatAGAGTGATTTTACTCAGGGGTTCCGGTGCCCACCTTTCCTTTGACGCTCTGAATGGGATCGACTACCACGGCGACGGCTCGCTCCGACAGCGCCTCGAAGCTCTGCTGTGTGTTGATGTCCACACCTGACAGCCAGCAGCCAAAACCAGGGTGACTGTGGTACCATCCTACAACCATCTCTGGTCTGAAGCAAACAAGCAACAACTTTTcaatttttggattttcttaaaataaaataaaaaataaaaaaaacaagtgtggGACTTTGAGACCCCTTCTTTAACAAATTCAAAATGCTGGTCTTGTTGAGTCGTACCTGCCCGTCTGCTTCAACATGTCCAACATCTTAGCCTGGAAGACGGGGTCCACAGCTTCTACACTCACTCCCtgtgagacacacacactccttaGTGAAAATGAACAGCGAAAACTAAGGATTCCAAACTACTTGAAAACTATTTATGAAAATGAaccagccattttttttatcctggcACAAGAATGGTGAATTCTTCAATGATGGTGTTATCAGGAG
This genomic window contains:
- the psmd14 gene encoding 26S proteasome non-ATPase regulatory subunit 14 → MDRLLRLGGGMPGLGQGPPTDAPAVDTAEQVYISSLALLKMLKHGRAGVPMEVMGLMLGEFVDDYTVRVIDVFAMPQSGTGVSVEAVDPVFQAKMLDMLKQTGRPEMVVGWYHSHPGFGCWLSGVDINTQQSFEALSERAVAVVVDPIQSVKGKVVIDAFRLINANMMVLGHEPRQTTSNLGHLNKPSIQALIHGLNRHYYSITINYRKNELEQKMLLNLHKKSWMEGLTLQDYSEHCKLNETIVKEMLELAKNYNKAVEEEDKMTPEQLAIKNVGKQDPKRHLEEHVDVLMTSNIVQCLAAMLDTVVFQ